A region from the Populus trichocarpa isolate Nisqually-1 chromosome 18, P.trichocarpa_v4.1, whole genome shotgun sequence genome encodes:
- the LOC7488946 gene encoding uncharacterized protein LOC7488946, which translates to MEMGGIARARSISGGFRIKTVVHCSARSFSRSFSQRVDEGSGVVRVGKSLPWLNSKKVKEAKGLEIGASGKSSNSYRGESVKRLEKVSGDSSWVNSRKRLEKGTVAETGYSSWEESKKRLEEVAVGKTERSSWEDIAEAASGRENIHKVWNKESTRRMVGAAKNKPSGYGYNEREDGVEGGEAEEDLEVVDDPRWDKIKNRFRGRVGVRGQTEKPDFQRWNRQDNWGRKTWKEATEFTVPKIVGEGVFGVGPVLAALSTGRREFYALYIQEGLDLSGNNRKRKDKKGFEKVLRMAKKIGLSTKEVSKHDLNMIVDNRPHQGLVLDASPLEMVKIQELDAVLPDEEKGSLWVALDEVTDPQNLGAIIRSAYFFGASGVVLCAKNSAPLSGVVSKASAGSLELMELRYCKNMMQFLVSSAENGWRVLGGSVSSKAVSLSEVLPGQPTILVLGSEGTGLRPLVERSCTQLVRIPGNIPVDATVGGGDEVKDEEINLECSSAEFRSFLAVESLNVSVAAGVLLHHLIGNNNENRSIGHTSTVVLE; encoded by the coding sequence ATGGAAATGGGAGGGATAGCTAGAGCCAGAAGTATTTCAGGAGGGTTTAGAATTAAAACTGTTGTGCATTGTTCTGCTAGAAGTTTCTCTAGATCGTTTTCGCAGAGAGTCGATGAAGGGAGTGGTGTGGTTAGAGTTGGAAAGTCACTTCCTTGGTTGAATTCTAAGAAAGTTAAAGAAGCAAAAGGGTTGGAGATTGGGGCAAGTGGAAAGAGTAGTAATTCTTACAGGGGGGAGTCTGTGAAAAGATTGGAGAAAGTTAGTGGTGACTCTTCCTGGGTGAATTCGAGGAAAAGGTTAGAGAAAGGAACTGTTGCAGAAACAGGTTACTCATCTTGGGAGGAGTCTAAGAAAAGGTTAGAAGAAGTGGCTGTCGGAAAAACTGAACGATCTTCTTGGGAGGACATAGCAGAAGCTGCTTCTGGGAGAGAGAATATTCACAAGGTGTGGAATAAAGAAAGTACAAGGAGAATGGTGGGTGCTGCTAAGAACAAGCCAAGTGGTTATGGTTACAATGAAAGGGAAGATGGTGTTGAAGGAGGAGAAGCAGAAGAGGATCTGGAGGTTGTTGATGATCCAAGATGGGATAAGATCAAAAATAGGTTCAGAGGAAGGGTGGGTGTGAGAGGCCAGACTGAGAAACCTGATTTTCAAAGGTGGAATAGGCAGGACAATTGGGGTAGAAAGACATGGAAAGAGGCTACAGAATTTACTGTTCCTAAGATTGTTGGTGAAGGGGTTTTTGGGGTGGGTCCTGTTTTGGCTGCATTATCAACTGGAAGAAGAGAATTCTATGCATTGTATATTCAAGAAGGGTTGGATTTGAGTGGCAATAATAGGAAGAGGAAGGACAAGAAAGGGTTTGAGAAAGTGTTGAGGATGGCTAAGAAAATTGGGTTAAGCACAAAGGAAGTTTCAAAGCATGACCTTAATATGATTGTTGATAATCGCCCCCATCAAGGCCTTGTTCTTGATGCATCTCCATTGGAGATGGTGAAAATACAGGAATTAGATGCAGTTTTACCTGATGAAGAAAAGGGCTCTCTTTGGGTAGCCTTGGATGAGGTTACAGATCCTCAGAATCTGGGGGCAATTATCAGGTCTGCTTACTTCTTTGGGGCTTCAGGGGTGGTGCTATGTGCAAAAAATTCTGCTCCATTGAGTGGAGTTGTGAGCAAAGCAAGTGCAGGTTCACTTGAACTAATGGAGCTTAGGTATTGCAAAAATATGATGCAATTCTTGGTTTCATCAGCTGAAAATGGATGGCGAGTTCTTGGTGGTTCTGTTTCTTCAAAAGCTGTTTCTCTGAGTGAGGTTTTGCCTGGTCAACCCACAATCCTTGTTTTGGGCAGTGAGGGCACTGGTTTGAGGCCATTGGTGGAGAGATCATGTACTCAATTAGTTCGAATCCCTGGAAATATTCCTGTTGATGCAACTGTGGGAGGAGGTGATGAagtgaaagatgaagaaataaatCTTGAGTGCTCGAGTGCAGAGTTCCGATCCTTTTTGGCCGTGGAGAGCTTGAATGTCAGTGTTGCAGCTGGTGTGCTTCTTCACCATTTAATTGGAAACAACAATGAGAATCGCAGCATCGGTCATACTTCAACAGTCGTACTGGAATGA
- the LOC18107750 gene encoding mitochondrial import inner membrane translocase subunit TIM17-2 — protein sequence MGTPETSREPCPDRILDDIGGAFGMGAVGGSVFHFIKGVHSSPTGTRLIGGTQAVRMNAPRVGGSFAVWGGLFSAFDCSMVYLRQKEDPWNSIIAGASTGGFLSMRQGLGASARSAMFGGVLLALIEGAGIMLNKVMSAQQDMPVIIEDPVPAMAGGPGFPMGQPHAQTQEGASVSGSESGSWLGGWFGGGKKKESEASSSGSKTEILESFDAPPVPNFEYK from the coding sequence ATGGGAACACCTGAAACTTCTCGAGAGCCGTGTCCTGATCGTATTCTCGATGATATTGGCGGCGCTTTCGGCATGGGAGCCGTCGGCGGCTCCGTTTTCCACTTCATCAAAGGCGTCCACAGCTCTCCAACCGGTACAAGGCTTATCGGCGGAACTCAGGCCGTTCGCATGAACGCTCCGCGTGTTGGTGGTAGCTTTGCCGTCTGGGGAGGCCTCTTCTCCGCCTTTGACTGCTCAATGGTTTACCTCCGGCAGAAGGAAGATCCATGGAACTCAATCATAGCTGGCGCTTCCACCGGTGGCTTCCTATCCATGCGGCAAGGACTTGGCGCGTCGGCTCGCTCGGCTATGTTTGGTGGCGTGTTACTGGCTTTGATTGAAGGAGCTGGGATTATGCTGAATAAGGTAATGAGTGCTCAACAGGATATGCCTGTTATTATTGAAGATCCTGTTCCTGCTATGGCCGGTGGGCCTGGTTTTCCTATGGGCCAGCCCCACGCCCAGACCCAAGAGGGTGCATCTGTGAGTGGTTCGGAGTCGGGTTCGTGGTTGGGTGGGTGGTTTGGAggagggaagaagaaggaatcAGAGGCGAGTAGTAGTGGAAGCAAGACTGAGATTTTAGAGAGTTTTGATGCTCCACCAGTACCAAATTTTGAATACAagtaa
- the LOC7488947 gene encoding probable 3-hydroxyisobutyrate dehydrogenase-like 1, mitochondrial: MRLSLLLLPHALPCNSHNLPLSSLSLLHRTMAAAATTNVEPISPSNTRVGWIGTGVMGRSMCGHLIKAGYKVTVFNRTLSKAQPLIDMGARLAQSPLAVASQSDVVFSIVGFPSDVRSVLLDSTSGALPGLRPGGVLVDMTTSEPSLAAEISAAATIKDCHSVDAPVSGGDRGAKNGSLAIFAGGDKTVIDRLSPLFALMGRVNYMGATGKGQFAKLANQITIASTMVGLVEGIIYAHKAGLNVESYLNAISTGAAGSKSLDLYGSRILKRDFEAGFYVNHFVKDLGICLKECQNMGLALPGLALAQQLYLSLKAHGEGNLGTQALILALERLNNVSLENLASSNSAAN; this comes from the coding sequence ATGCGACTGTCACTCTTACTTCTTCCACACGCTCTTCCCTGTAACTCTCACAACCTtcccctctcctctctctcactACTCCACCGCACCATggccgccgccgccaccaccaACGTCGAGCCCATAAGCCCATCAAACACGCGCGTGGGTTGGATCGGAACTGGTGTCATGGGCCGCTCCATGTGCGGCCATCTAATAAAAGCTGGTTACAAAGTCACCGTCTTCAACCGGACCCTTTCAAAGGCCCAACCCTTAATCGACATGGGAGCTCGCCTGGCTCAATCACCTCTCGCTGTCGCTTCCCAATCCGACGTCGTCTTCTCCATCGTCGGCTTTCCCTCCGACGTCCGCAGCGTCCTCCTTGACTCCACTTCCGGCGCCCTCCCAGGACTCCGCCCCGGCGGCGTCCTCGTCGACATGACCACATCTGAACCCTCCCTCGCCGCGGAGATTTCAGCAGCCGCCACTATAAAGGACTGCCACTCCGTTGACGCCCCCGTATCCGGAGGCGACCGGGGCGCCAAGAACGGTAGCCTCGCAATTTTCGCAGGAGGAGATAAAACAGTCATCGACAGGCTAAGTCCCCTATTTGCCCTCATGGGGAGGGTTAATTACATGGGTGCCACCGGGAAAGGTCAATTCGCAAAATTGGCAAATCAAATAACGATAGCATCAACAATGGTTGGATTAGTAGAGGGAATTATTTATGCCCATAAAGCTGGATTAAATGTTGAATCTTATTTAAATGCAATCTCAACCGGGGCAGCAGGGTCAAAGTCACTTGATTTATATGGGAGTAGAATTTTAAAGAGGGATTTCGAAGCTGGATTTTATGTCAATCATTTTGTGAAAGATTTAGGGATTTGTTTGAAGGAGTGTCAAAATATGGGACTTGCTTTGCCAGGATTAGCTCTGGCCCAGCAGCTTTATTTGTCTCTTAAGGCTCATGGTGAAGGGAATTTAGGCACTCAAGCTCTTATTTTGGCTCTGGAGAGGCTTAATAATGTTTCTCTTGAGAATTTGGCTTCTTCCAATTCGGCTGCGAATTAG